A genomic window from Vanessa cardui chromosome Z, ilVanCard2.1, whole genome shotgun sequence includes:
- the LOC124543288 gene encoding voltage-gated potassium channel subunit beta-2 isoform X5, whose product MRRHEMQGREGSGKDGIMSRSESTVSRCTPHTPLGPPDSVSVDSNPMPTIYRCRAPIASLDCMDEFSANSQQMLDQAGEMNSSKHMSAYMGNHASMPSSVTPGLRYKNLGKSGLRVPNIGLGMWTMLSEDCAEDIIMTALENGINLFDLSEAHCARGEVELGRILKKRNVRRTSVIITTKIYWSTKFPHANRSDERGLSRKHIIESVRASLQRLQVDYIDVVLLHKTDPVCPMEELVRAMNFVINQGWVMYWGTARWLPSEIMDAYTNCRQFNCITPIVEQTEYHMFCREKPEIYMPELYHKIGVGMMAWSAITTGKGREEITGLFAKSRFNRKYSTFSWCEEDLAGADVSEVSPCFSQMRISNSKEQVAGEELRTYGDKLRDLANLAATMNCTMSQLAVAWCLKNESINCLLLGATSVEQFKENIHALQIVPQLTPVVMIEIERLLSNKPQRPPMVSTLAMRNQQNSATVRVDLTGASTSGAGSPKPDAEGAEVEITTPAKESGRGFCEIQ is encoded by the exons ATGAGGCGGCACGAGATGCAAGGCAGGGAGGGCAGCGGCAAAGACGGCATCATGTCGCGCAGCGAGTCGACGGTCAGCCGCTGCACGCCACATACGCCGCTGGGCCCACCCGACTCCGTCAGCGTCGACTCAAATCCCATGCCCACCATATACCG ATGTCGCGCTCCAATCGCTTCGCTTGATTGCATGGACGAATTCAGCGCCAATTCACAGCAAATGTTGGATCAAG CCGGCGAAATGAATTCGTCGAAGCATATGTCAGCCTACATGGGCAACCATGCAAGTATGCCCTCATCAGTGACGCCTGGTCTTCGTTACAAGAACTTGGGAAAGTCAGGCCTGAGGGTGCCGAATATTGGCTTAGGAATGTGGACGATGTTGAGTGAAGACTGCGCTGAAGACATCATCATGACCGCTTTAGAAAACGGAATCAATTTGTTTGACCTGTCAGAGGCGCATTGTG CCAGAGGTGAAGTTGAACTGGGTAGAATActgaaaaaaagaaatgtaaggCGAACGAGTGttattataacaacaaaaatatattggagTACGAA GTTTCCTCATGCTAACAGGTCAGATGAAAGGGGTTTATCTAGAAAACATATCATTGAAAGTGTAAGAGCGTCACTACAGAGACTTCAAGTTGATTACATAGATGTTGTACTTTTGCACAAAACCGATCCGGTTTGTCCCATGGAAG AGTTGGTTCGCGCAATGAACTTCGTGATCAATCAAGGATGGGTTATGTATTGGGGGACAGCTCGTTGGTTGCCGTCTGAG ATAATGGACGCGTACACTAACTGCCGACAGTTCAACTGCATCACACCTATCGTCGAACAGACCGAGTACCATATGTTCTGCAGAGAAAAACCCGAGATATACATGCCCGAACTGTACCATAAGATAGGTGTTG GGATGATGGCATGGTCTGCGATAACAACTGGCAAAGGTCGTGAAGAAATAACGGGACTCTTTGCAAAGTCGCGATTCAACAGGAAATACAGCACATTCAGCTGGTGTGAGGAAGACTTAGCTGGTGCAGATGTAAGCGAGGTCAGTCCA tgttTTTCTCAGATGAGGATTTCCAATAGCAAGGAACAGGTGGCTGGAGAGGAACTGCGCACTTATGGAGACAAACTGCGTGATCTGGCTAATCTTGCAGCTACAATGA ATTGCACTATGAGTCAACTGGCTGTCGCTTGGTGCCTCAAAAATGAGTCCATAAACTGCTTACTGCTGGGCGCCACCAGTGTTGaacaatttaaagaaaatattcatgCTTTACAG ATCGTACCCCAGCTCACTCCAGTGGTGATGATAGAGATCGAGAGATTGCTATCGAACAAGCCACAAAGACCACCAATGGTCTCGACCCTCGCGATGCGCAATCAACAGAACAGTGCCACAGTTCGAGTAGATTTGAC TGGAGCTTCTACATCTGGTGCGGGATCACCTAAACCTGATGCTGAGGGCGCTGAGGTCGAGATCACCACCCCCGCTAAAGAGTCGGGGCGTGGCTTTTGTGAGATTCAGTGA